In the Alligator mississippiensis isolate rAllMis1 chromosome 7, rAllMis1, whole genome shotgun sequence genome, one interval contains:
- the LOC132251613 gene encoding mast cell protease 1A-like, with amino-acid sequence MLLLLLLPVALLLPSTLGDDKIIGGREAANDSHPYMASMNIEIFGLVRKRCAGFLIREDVVMTAAHCYVRFRDLNKISVVLGAHNVRKPGANSQKIDVRHQIVHPKYRRKTKHNDIMLLQLTQKAKLNDQVQLIGLPAKGEAVQPGTVCRVAGWDRTSLWNWKSLNVLLEVDLPVRRDQVCEKAFYTYTAQVQMCAGNSSRKRSAFRVDSEGALVCNGTAHGILSYGRRRRTFPQVFAKVSSFIPWIESELKKLKP; translated from the exons ATGTTGCTCCTGCTTCTGTTGCCtgtggctctgctcctgccctccacACTTGGGGACG ACAAGATCATTGGGGGACGTGAAGCTGCAAATGACTCCCATCCCTACATGGCTTCCATGAACATAGAAATATTTGGGCTAGTGAGAAAGAGATGTGCAGGATTCCTGATCCGGGAGGACGTGGTGATGACGGCGGCTCATTGTTATGTCAGGTTCAG GGATTTAAACAAAATATCTGTGGTGCTGGGAGCTCACAACGTTCGGAAACCAGGAGCAAACTCACAGAAGATTGACGTGCGTCACCAGATTGTCCACCCGAAATACAGGAGGAAAACTAAACACAATGACATCATGCTGCTGCAG CTGACTCAAAAAGCCAAGCTGAATGACCAAGTGCAACTCATTGGCCTGCCTGCAAAAGGGGAAGCAGTGCAACCGGGAACCGTGTGCCGTGTGGCTGGCTGGGACAGGACAAGCCTgtggaactggaagtccttgaaTGTGCTGCTGGAGGTGGACCTGCCGGTGCGGCGTGATCAAGTCTGCGAGAAGGCTTTCTACACGTATACTGCCCAGGTGCAGATGTGTGCCGGGAACTCCTCCAGGAAGAGATCAGCTTTCAGA GTTGATTCTGAGGGAGCACTGGTGTGCAACGGGACAGCCCACGGCATCCTCTCCTACGGACGCCGAAGAAGGACCTTCCCTCAAGTGTTTGCAAAAGTCTCCAGTTTCATTCCCTGGATTGAGAGCGAGCTTAAAAAGCTCAAGCCCTAG
- the LOC102569860 gene encoding olfactory receptor 4N2 → MEQGNGTEVVEFVLLGLAQTQEVQFFLFILFLIFYSLVLPANILIILTIQRDRRLGSPMYFFLANLAFLDICYCSITPPRMLVDFFSQHKAISYRACMAQLFFLHFLGGAEIFLLISMAFDRYVAICKPLHYTTVVNRGVCWALVVAAWTGGFTHSIIQVILIIRLPFCGPNQLDNFFCDVTQVIELACTDTYQLEFVIFINNSLVILVSFFLLLISYGALLVRLRAGSSLGKSKAASTCVTHIIIVFVMFSPAIYVYCRPFCSFPMDKVVAVFHTVVFPLVNPMIYTLRNREILSAMNRLMHKHKLWRGK, encoded by the coding sequence atggagcaggggaacGGCACAGAAGTGGTGGAGTTTGTGCTGCTGGGACTAGCGCAGACCCAAGAAGTCCAATTTTTCCTCTTTATCTTGTTTCTTATCTTCTACTCACTGGTTCTCCCAGCTAACATCCTCATCATCCTCACTATCCAAAGGGACCGCCGCCTGGGctcccccatgtatttcttcctggcCAACCTGGCCTTCCTGGACATCTGCTACTGCTCCATCACCCCACCAAGGATGCTTGTCGACTTCTTTTCCCAACACAAGGCTATCTCCTACAGAGCCTGTATGGCCCAGctctttttcctccacttcttaGGGGGGGCTGAGATCTTCCTGCTGATCTCCATGGCCTTTGATAGGTACGTGGCTATCTGCAAGCCCCTGCACTATACCACTGTGGTGAACAGGGGGGTCTGCTGGGCCCTGGTGGTGGCTGCCTGGACAGGGGGTTTCACTCACTCCATCATCCAGGTCATCCTTATCATCCGTCTCCCCTTCTGCGGTCCCAATCAGCTGGACAACTTCTTTTGTGATGTCACCCAGGTGATCGAGCTGGCTTGCACTGACACCTACCAGCTTGAATTTGTCATATTCATCAATAACAGCCTGGTCATTTTGGTAAGCTTCTTCCTTCTGCTGATCTCCTATGGGGCCCTGCTGGTCCGGCTGAGGGCAGGCTCCTCCCTTGGGAAGAGCAAAGCAGCCTCCACCTGTGTCACCCACATCATCATTGTCTTTGTCATGTTCAGCCCAGCCATCTACGTCTACTGCCGGCCCTTCTGTAGCTTCCCCATGGACAAGGTGGTGGCCGTCTTCCACACCGTGGTCTTCCCCCTCGTGAATCCCATGATCTACACGCTAAGGAACAGGGAGATCCTCAGTGCTATGAATAGGCTAATGCACAAACACAAGCTCTGGAGAGGGAAATAG
- the LOC132251618 gene encoding ribonuclease pancreatic-like — translation MSPRGPRAAMLLMFLMLTLMSSWPTADGRETQYEKFQRQHIDEQSHPPFNDAYCNTRMKKQKMTTPKCKPFNTFIHSDLGTVKAVCTRTGTKKPNNRYYSNDSFYVTDCKFIRKDPRQGCVYKATTLSRRICITCEPVHGAGLAPVHYGSYKECFP, via the coding sequence ATGTCTCCCAGAGGGCCCCGTGCCGCCATGCTGCTGATGTTCCTGATGCTGACCCTGATGTCTTCCTGGCCGACCGCGGACGGCAGGGAAACGCAATACGAGAAGTTCCAGCGGCAGCACATCGACGAGCAGTCACACCCGCCGTTCAATGATGCCTACTGCAACACGAGGATGAAGAAGCAGAAGATGACCACTCCCAAGTGCAAgcctttcaacaccttcattcaCTCAGATTTAGGAACAGTAAAAGCCGTCTGCACACGGACTGGGACTAAGAAGCCCAACAACAGGTATTACAGCAACGACAGCTTCTATGTCACTGACTGCAAATTTATAAGAAAGGACCCACGGCAAGGCTGCGTGTACAAGGCAACCACCTTGTCCCGGAGGATTTGCATAACCTGTGAGCCAGTCCACGGAGCTGGACTGGCACCTGTCCACTATGGCAGCTACAAAGAGTGCTTCCCCTAA
- the LOC132251498 gene encoding uncharacterized protein LOC132251498, translating into MASGTCGSTPHFHPHPDGTVEHPFPSLPFLPQVCDHAQLPRPENHAKVLYCLGLLACLSPDQFISFVGSWLQADKEASRVASLSIFSGILAADLPEMQEKKCDMVQAMRGTLSDESIEVKKAVLHFSRTVLTVHGLEEWAWELVAYVFKQASSSSSQMSSTNLCSADAEEEHSIRATCVELLENVDVSVRGMSQASPGRRRSGS; encoded by the exons ATGGCAAGTGGGACTTGCGGATCCACGCCACACTTTCATCCCCATCCAGATGGGACTGTGgagcatcccttcccttcccttcccttcctcccacaggtGTGTGATCACGCACAGCTGCCGAGACCAGAGAACCACGCCAAGGTGTTGTACTGTCTCGGTCTGCTCG cctgtctctccccagaccaatttatttcctttgtgggctcctggctccaggccgACAAGGAGGCAAGCCGTGTGGCGTCCCTCTCCATCTTCAGTGGCATCCTTGCTGCTGACC tGCCGGAGATGCAGGAGAAAAAATGTGACATGGTGCAGGCCATGAGGGGCACGCTCAGCGATGAGAGCATTGAG gtgAAGAAGGCTGTGCTCCATTTCAGCAGGACGGTGCTCACTGTGCACGGcctggaggagtgggcctgggagcTGGTGGCCTATGTTTTCAAGCAGGCCAGCTCATCTAGCAGCCAAATG TCGTCCACAAACctttgcagtgctgatgctgagGAGGAACACAGCATCCGTGCCACCTGTGTAGAGCTGCTGGAAAATGTGGATGTCTCAGTGCGTGGCATGAGCCAA GCATCTCCCGGGCGCAGGAGAAGTGGGAGCTGA